A single genomic interval of Scyliorhinus canicula chromosome 15, sScyCan1.1, whole genome shotgun sequence harbors:
- the LOC119978967 gene encoding neurotrophin-7-like gives MSIFYSFIILYLSVIQASATIDNVMLMLPSTPGRHWHGSLPSSATDTHPLAGRMGARLRDLQFFTVESDLFRKRPVHSTRVRFHSQLLDEPATSNPRERQPPINRSRRLKRNDNGVRPQGQFSVCDKEHRWVLDKKVALDILGREVNVLSHFYVNGTLVRQMFYETTCKKRKLSSQGCRGIDSRHWNSYCDTTDSHVHALVRDNNRIRWNFIRIRTSCVCVLIRKTWKP, from the coding sequence ATGTCCATCTTTTACTCGTTTATCATTCTTTACCTCAGTGTCATTCAGGCTTCAGCAACAATTGACAATGTCATGTTGATGCTTCCCTCCACCCCCGGGAGGCATTGGCATGGGTCCCTGCCTAGCAGTGCAACGGATACTCATCCCCTGGCAGGAAGGATGGGTGCGAGATTGAGGGATCTGCAGTTTTTCACAGTTGAATCTGATTTATTCAGAAAGCGCCCTGTTCATTCAACTCGCGTTCGGTTTCACAGTCAACTCCTCGATGAACCTGCAACCAGTAATCCCAGAGAGCGGCAACCACCCATCAACCGAAGCCGTCGCCTCAAGCGGAATGACAATGGAGTGCGACCCCAGGGTCAATTCTCAGTCTGTGACAAGGAGCACCGCTGGGTCCTGGATAAGAAAGTGGCGCTGGACATTTTGGGCCGAGAGGTGAATGTGTTGTCACATTTCTACGTGAATGGGACACTGGTTCGACAAATGTTTTATGAGACCACTTGCAAGAAGAGGAAGCTCAGCAGCCAAGGATGTCGGGGAATTGACAGCCGCCACTGGAACTCTTACTGTGACACCACTGACAGTCACGTCCATGCATTGGTACGAGACAACAATCGCATCAGGTGGAACTTTATTAGGATCAGGACCTCCTGTGTCTGCGTTCTCATCAGGAAAACATGGAAACCGTGA